The Prevotella fusca JCM 17724 genome includes a window with the following:
- a CDS encoding Lnb N-terminal periplasmic domain-containing protein gives MKKGLLYIVLTLLLSVVNVTAGAQSMSNADSVQISLLTCSPGKEVWAQYGHTAIRYYDKQNGEDFALNYGIFSFEQSYFILRFVLGMTDYRLGVQSMDMFLAQYSYEGRGVTEQVLNLSSDDKQLIHKALQENLKPENVIYRYNFFYDNCTSRARDMIVNHLHGKVVYPAVDKDATFRSMIHEWNNKYEWSQFGEDLLLGVNADHKTTKPEQQFLPENLRNDFDKATYNGKPLVKETNELLAAEKEVEEPAFPLSPLSIALIFAAISIIMMTFSYRKQQFYRAWDAALMLTSGLMGIIFFIMIFSQHPCVSLNFILFFFNPLPLFFLYSTVKKKKSTWWKIWGILIVLGFTGSLFQDIPVPVLIVALFLLLHCILHLRINKSVTTAGGSKR, from the coding sequence ATGAAAAAGGGATTATTATATATTGTACTGACTTTACTCCTGTCTGTGGTTAATGTAACAGCAGGAGCACAGTCTATGAGCAACGCTGACAGTGTTCAGATTTCCCTTTTAACCTGCTCTCCGGGTAAAGAAGTCTGGGCGCAATACGGGCATACGGCAATTCGTTATTACGACAAGCAGAATGGAGAAGATTTCGCCTTGAATTACGGGATTTTTTCATTTGAACAGTCTTATTTCATCCTTCGTTTTGTTCTTGGCATGACAGACTATCGGCTGGGCGTACAGTCTATGGATATGTTTCTTGCACAGTATAGCTATGAGGGACGGGGTGTAACGGAACAGGTATTGAACTTGTCTTCAGACGACAAGCAGCTTATACATAAAGCATTGCAAGAGAACCTGAAGCCTGAAAATGTGATCTATCGTTACAATTTCTTTTACGACAACTGTACAAGCAGGGCACGTGACATGATTGTCAACCACCTGCATGGCAAGGTTGTATATCCTGCTGTTGACAAGGATGCTACGTTCCGTTCAATGATACATGAATGGAACAACAAATATGAATGGTCACAATTCGGAGAAGATTTATTGCTTGGCGTTAATGCAGACCACAAAACAACAAAGCCGGAACAGCAGTTTCTGCCAGAGAATCTAAGGAACGATTTTGACAAAGCAACTTACAATGGAAAGCCTTTAGTAAAGGAGACAAACGAACTATTGGCAGCTGAAAAAGAAGTGGAAGAGCCTGCTTTCCCACTCTCTCCATTATCTATAGCACTGATTTTTGCAGCTATCAGCATCATAATGATGACCTTCAGTTATCGAAAACAGCAGTTTTACCGGGCTTGGGATGCAGCTTTGATGCTTACTTCGGGCTTGATGGGCATCATCTTCTTTATAATGATTTTCTCTCAACACCCATGTGTCAGCTTGAATTTCATCCTGTTCTTCTTCAATCCTCTTCCTCTGTTCTTCCTTTACAGTACGGTTAAAAAGAAGAAAAGTACTTGGTGGAAGATATGGGGAATTCTGATTGTATTGGGATTTACAGGAAGTCTTTTCCAAGATATTCCTGTGCCAGTATTAATTGTGGCATTATTCTTGCTATTACATTGCATATTGCATTTACGAATCAATAAGTCGGTCACCACTGCGGGTGGCTCAAAGAGATAA
- the lptC gene encoding LPS export ABC transporter periplasmic protein LptC: protein MRSSLYSLFIGFALFTTGWAMVSCSEEHEHTAPAIHDRDSVPVMTTYGVNTLISDSGVIKYRIVTEQLEINENRHPSRWTFNKGVLLTQFDLKKHVVGYIQCDTAVYYDKDRRWELRGRVRILTAQGLTFYSNELYWDERNHEMWSYSYSHLKTPDKELEGNWFRSDEQMTDYEIRQTKGWGIFSNDELMPAPNQDFTSIDITHIDNMKGSVVNQH, encoded by the coding sequence ATGCGTTCAAGCCTTTATTCACTTTTCATTGGTTTTGCATTATTTACAACGGGCTGGGCTATGGTTTCCTGTTCAGAGGAGCATGAGCACACAGCCCCTGCCATCCATGATCGTGACTCCGTTCCGGTTATGACCACATACGGTGTCAATACGCTTATTTCAGACTCGGGTGTCATCAAGTACCGCATTGTCACCGAACAACTTGAAATCAATGAAAACAGGCATCCTTCACGATGGACATTCAATAAAGGCGTCTTGCTCACACAGTTTGATTTAAAGAAACATGTCGTAGGATATATACAGTGTGATACAGCAGTATATTATGACAAGGACCGTCGTTGGGAGCTTCGTGGACGTGTGAGAATCCTCACGGCACAAGGTCTAACTTTCTATAGTAATGAACTGTACTGGGACGAGCGTAACCATGAAATGTGGTCATACAGCTACTCGCATCTCAAAACTCCAGACAAGGAGTTGGAAGGTAACTGGTTCCGCAGCGACGAACAGATGACCGATTATGAGATACGCCAGACAAAAGGTTGGGGTATCTTCTCCAATGATGAATTAATGCCAGCACCTAACCAAGACTTTACATCTATTGATATCACACATATTGACAATATGAAAGGTTCAGTAGTAAATCAACATTAA
- a CDS encoding hemolysin family protein, whose product MDINLIIGIIITMVLSGFFSGMEIAFVASNRLLAEMDKEKNGIAQKCLTVYYNNPNGFVSTMLVGNNIVLVIYGILFAQIFDTTLFKGIEEPATRVVLDTIFSTIIILFTGEFLPKTLFKSNPNRLLTFFAPLAYVFFIILWPISRFATFLARILLRMVGVKMDEEENDGTFTKVDLDYLVQSTIENAENEDDIEEEVKIFQNALDFQDTKVRDCMVPRTEINAVEENCTLQELQQMFIESGNSKIVVYEGDIDHIKGYIHSSEMFRAPENWKEHIRQMPFVPETMAAQKLMQVFLLQKKSLGVVVDEFGGTSGIVSLEDIVEEIFGDIEDEHDNTKYIAKQIADNEYILSARLEIDKVNEMFNLDLPESDDYMTLGGLLLHVYQSFPKLNEIVTVGMYEFKIIKKTMTKIELVRLKVNLTE is encoded by the coding sequence TTGGATATAAATTTAATTATAGGAATCATAATAACAATGGTCCTCTCCGGCTTCTTCTCGGGAATGGAGATAGCCTTTGTTGCGAGTAACCGTCTTCTTGCAGAGATGGACAAGGAGAAAAACGGTATTGCTCAGAAGTGTCTGACCGTGTACTATAACAATCCGAATGGATTTGTTTCAACGATGCTTGTGGGAAACAATATTGTCCTTGTTATCTACGGTATTCTCTTTGCACAAATCTTTGATACAACATTGTTCAAAGGTATTGAAGAGCCTGCAACCCGTGTGGTCTTAGACACGATATTCTCAACGATCATTATTCTTTTTACGGGTGAATTCCTGCCCAAGACATTGTTCAAGAGCAACCCTAACCGGTTGCTGACGTTCTTTGCTCCATTGGCTTACGTCTTTTTCATCATACTGTGGCCTATCAGCCGCTTTGCAACATTCCTTGCACGTATCCTTTTGCGTATGGTGGGAGTAAAGATGGATGAGGAAGAAAATGACGGTACGTTTACGAAAGTAGATCTTGATTATCTAGTGCAGAGCACCATTGAGAATGCCGAGAATGAGGATGACATAGAGGAAGAAGTAAAGATATTCCAGAACGCCTTGGACTTCCAGGATACGAAGGTGCGCGACTGTATGGTGCCACGTACGGAAATCAATGCTGTTGAGGAGAACTGTACATTGCAGGAACTGCAGCAGATGTTTATTGAAAGTGGCAATTCTAAGATTGTTGTTTACGAAGGCGACATAGACCATATCAAGGGTTATATCCACTCTTCCGAGATGTTCCGTGCTCCGGAGAACTGGAAGGAACATATCCGTCAGATGCCGTTTGTGCCGGAGACGATGGCAGCACAGAAACTTATGCAGGTTTTTCTTTTGCAGAAGAAAAGTCTGGGTGTGGTCGTGGATGAGTTCGGCGGCACAAGCGGTATCGTGTCTTTGGAAGATATTGTGGAGGAAATCTTCGGTGATATTGAGGATGAGCACGACAATACGAAGTATATTGCCAAGCAGATAGCTGATAATGAGTACATCCTTTCGGCTCGTCTGGAGATAGACAAGGTCAATGAAATGTTCAATCTTGACTTGCCGGAGAGCGATGATTATATGACTCTTGGTGGCTTGTTGCTGCATGTCTATCAGAGTTTCCCTAAACTCAACGAAATCGTTACGGTAGGGATGTATGAGTTCAAGATTATCAAGAAGACTATGACAAAAATAGAACTCGTGCGCCTTAAAGTCAATTTAACAGAATAA
- a CDS encoding peptidylprolyl isomerase, which produces MAALGKIRSRGGILVAAIGLALFAFLAEEGFRSCNGIKGEARQQIGQILGENISVQDYQKLIDEYQSAIKFTMQRDNLTEQELNQVKDQVWQQLVSNRVLQADAEKVGLTVTEKEIQNVLNDGTNPMLAQTPFVNQQTGRFDVNALKQFIDSYNKAKASKSPQLDQMQAIYDYWLFIEKNLRTQLLGQKYQALLAGCVLSNKAEAKMAFKDNNEESQVQLASLAYSSVKDADVKITDDDLKAKYEELKLAFRQDVETRDIKFVDFQIKASAADRNEIVKEMDDLQKQLVTAADPATIISKSGSEIPYIGLPVSSKAYQQYPDIASKIDSLAVGTTGVTENKQDNTLNIIRVFSKEQLPDSVQFRQIQVAASTADEARVKADSIQKALAGGADFEALAKRYGQTAEKVWFTGQQYEFAPTMSQDNRTFVNALLNGEVNATQNLALAQGNIILQVLDKKAMTTKTTAAVIKKLVDFSKNTRSNAYNKFSEFVAKNTTVTELEKNAAKAGYHVQSLNDISTAEHYIAGIRGTRDALKWLFEAKQGDMSPLYECGDNDHLMVIALTAVHPQGYRAWDDAQVKEILKREVMKDKKAEKLMAQLKGVNSIAAAQSKGAKVSTVNQITFSAPAFVQATGSVEPALSGAVAGTAAGKFSKAPVKGNAGVYVFQVDKKAMRAGSKYDETLTMQQTAQMNMQLVGNFMQDLILKAKVVDNRYLFF; this is translated from the coding sequence ATGGCAGCATTAGGAAAAATCAGAAGCAGAGGTGGCATACTGGTAGCAGCTATCGGTCTGGCACTGTTTGCATTCTTAGCTGAGGAAGGCTTCCGCTCTTGTAATGGTATCAAGGGGGAGGCACGTCAGCAGATTGGACAGATTTTGGGCGAGAATATCAGTGTCCAGGATTATCAGAAGTTGATTGATGAATATCAGTCAGCAATTAAGTTTACCATGCAACGTGACAACCTCACCGAGCAGGAACTCAATCAGGTTAAGGATCAGGTCTGGCAGCAGCTGGTCAGCAACCGTGTTCTGCAGGCTGATGCAGAGAAGGTTGGTCTTACTGTTACTGAGAAGGAAATTCAGAATGTGTTGAATGATGGTACTAACCCGATGTTGGCTCAGACTCCATTCGTTAACCAGCAGACTGGTCGTTTCGATGTAAACGCTCTCAAGCAGTTCATCGACAGTTACAATAAGGCTAAGGCATCAAAGTCACCACAGCTTGATCAGATGCAGGCAATCTACGATTACTGGCTCTTTATCGAAAAGAATCTCCGTACACAGCTCCTTGGTCAGAAGTACCAGGCACTGCTTGCAGGCTGTGTGCTTTCAAATAAGGCTGAGGCTAAGATGGCTTTCAAGGACAACAACGAGGAAAGTCAGGTGCAGCTTGCTTCGTTGGCTTACAGTTCTGTAAAGGATGCTGATGTCAAGATTACAGATGACGACCTCAAGGCGAAGTACGAGGAACTCAAGCTGGCATTCCGTCAGGATGTTGAGACACGTGACATCAAGTTCGTTGATTTCCAGATTAAAGCCAGTGCAGCAGACCGCAATGAGATTGTAAAGGAAATGGATGACCTCCAGAAGCAGCTCGTTACAGCAGCTGATCCGGCAACAATCATCAGTAAGAGCGGCTCTGAGATACCTTATATCGGTCTTCCTGTAAGCAGCAAGGCTTATCAGCAGTATCCTGACATTGCTTCAAAGATTGATTCTCTTGCTGTGGGAACAACCGGCGTAACTGAGAACAAGCAGGACAATACATTGAATATTATCCGTGTCTTTTCAAAGGAGCAGTTGCCAGACTCAGTACAGTTCCGTCAGATTCAGGTTGCAGCAAGCACAGCTGACGAGGCACGTGTGAAGGCTGACTCCATTCAGAAGGCTTTGGCTGGCGGTGCAGATTTTGAGGCACTTGCAAAGCGTTATGGTCAGACTGCAGAGAAGGTGTGGTTTACTGGTCAGCAGTATGAATTTGCTCCAACAATGAGCCAGGATAACCGTACTTTTGTTAATGCACTGCTCAATGGTGAGGTAAATGCTACTCAGAACCTTGCACTTGCACAGGGTAATATCATCCTGCAGGTACTTGATAAGAAGGCTATGACCACAAAGACAACTGCTGCAGTTATCAAGAAACTCGTTGACTTCTCTAAGAACACACGTAGTAATGCTTATAACAAATTCTCGGAATTTGTAGCAAAGAATACTACGGTAACTGAGCTTGAGAAGAACGCTGCCAAGGCAGGTTATCACGTACAGTCTCTTAATGACATTTCAACAGCAGAGCACTATATTGCTGGTATCCGTGGTACACGTGATGCTCTCAAGTGGCTCTTCGAGGCTAAGCAGGGTGATATGTCACCTCTCTATGAGTGTGGTGACAATGATCATCTCATGGTTATTGCTTTGACAGCTGTTCATCCACAGGGCTATCGTGCATGGGATGATGCACAGGTTAAGGAAATCCTTAAACGTGAGGTAATGAAAGACAAGAAGGCTGAGAAGCTCATGGCACAGCTCAAGGGTGTAAACTCAATTGCAGCAGCTCAGTCAAAGGGTGCAAAGGTAAGTACGGTAAATCAGATTACATTCTCTGCTCCAGCTTTCGTACAGGCTACAGGTTCTGTTGAGCCGGCACTCTCCGGTGCAGTGGCTGGAACTGCAGCAGGCAAGTTCTCTAAGGCTCCTGTAAAGGGTAACGCTGGTGTCTATGTCTTCCAGGTAGACAAGAAGGCTATGCGTGCAGGTTCTAAGTATGATGAAACTTTGACTATGCAGCAGACTGCCCAGATGAATATGCAGCTCGTCGGCAACTTCATGCAGGATCTCATCCTCAAGGCAAAGGTTGTTGACAATCGTTACCTCTTCTTCTAA
- a CDS encoding dipeptidase, giving the protein MKKSFATLFFLTMITYANACTNFIATKGATKDGSVLVTYTADDYGLFTNLCHYPAGTHAKSDRREIIDYDTHESHGFIPEAAVTYNVIGNINEYQVSIGETTYGGREEMVDKAGIIDYGSLMYLGLQRSKTAREAIKVMTSLVETYGYNSGGETFTIADPNEVWLLEMQGCGGDKKQKVVWVAVRIPDGMISAHANQSRIGQFSTYDTEVITSKNCISFARSKGWFTGKDKEFNWKMTYAAPDFGGRRWCEARVWSYFNHFKDMSRWLPWALGKDPNAEDMPLWIVPDTKLDVAKMEDCMRDHYEGTPLSLDQDIAQGIWNSPYRPTPLKFEVDGKKCFNERPISTQQTGFSYIAQLRSSLPREIGGIIWFGNDDGNMVAYVPIYCSNTRRAECFNTPGADAVTFSDKNAFWVCNWVSNMVYPRYSQLFPALKEVRDSLDNSYFAAQKEVEAKAQALYATDKEAAVKYLNDYSVQKSDEMIARWRQLATYLIVKFNDMAVKPEKDGKFLRTKTGLGERVQRPGYSDYFKRELIKQTGDKFVMPNQ; this is encoded by the coding sequence ATGAAAAAATCATTTGCAACACTGTTCTTCCTGACAATGATTACGTATGCCAATGCGTGTACCAACTTCATTGCCACAAAGGGAGCTACAAAGGACGGTTCCGTCCTCGTGACTTATACCGCTGATGATTACGGCCTGTTTACTAACCTGTGCCATTATCCTGCCGGAACACACGCAAAAAGCGACCGACGTGAGATAATTGATTATGACACGCATGAGAGCCATGGCTTTATCCCAGAGGCTGCAGTAACATACAATGTGATTGGCAACATCAACGAGTATCAGGTAAGTATTGGTGAAACAACCTACGGCGGTCGTGAAGAAATGGTTGACAAGGCGGGTATCATCGACTACGGTTCACTGATGTATCTCGGACTGCAGCGTAGCAAGACCGCCCGTGAGGCTATCAAGGTAATGACCTCACTTGTTGAAACCTACGGCTATAACTCTGGTGGTGAGACTTTCACCATTGCCGACCCTAATGAGGTATGGCTGCTTGAAATGCAGGGCTGTGGAGGCGACAAGAAACAGAAGGTTGTATGGGTTGCCGTACGCATCCCAGACGGAATGATTTCTGCCCATGCCAACCAGAGCCGCATCGGACAGTTCTCAACTTATGACACAGAGGTTATCACATCCAAGAACTGTATCAGCTTTGCACGTTCTAAGGGATGGTTCACCGGAAAAGACAAGGAATTCAACTGGAAAATGACATACGCTGCACCCGACTTCGGTGGTCGACGCTGGTGTGAAGCTCGTGTATGGAGTTATTTCAATCACTTCAAGGATATGTCACGCTGGTTACCATGGGCATTGGGTAAAGACCCTAATGCTGAGGACATGCCGCTTTGGATTGTACCAGACACGAAACTTGATGTTGCCAAGATGGAAGATTGCATGCGTGACCACTATGAAGGTACTCCGCTGTCACTCGATCAGGACATTGCACAGGGTATCTGGAACTCACCTTACCGCCCCACTCCACTCAAATTTGAAGTAGATGGCAAAAAATGTTTCAACGAGCGTCCTATTTCAACACAGCAGACAGGCTTCTCCTACATTGCCCAGCTCCGTTCATCGCTGCCACGTGAGATAGGTGGAATCATCTGGTTCGGTAACGATGACGGCAATATGGTTGCCTACGTGCCAATCTATTGCAGCAATACTCGCCGTGCCGAGTGTTTCAACACACCGGGTGCTGATGCTGTCACCTTCTCTGACAAGAATGCCTTTTGGGTATGCAACTGGGTCAGCAACATGGTTTACCCACGCTACTCCCAGCTTTTCCCAGCCTTGAAAGAGGTGCGCGACTCTCTTGACAACTCTTACTTTGCCGCACAGAAGGAGGTAGAAGCCAAGGCACAGGCACTCTATGCCACCGATAAGGAAGCTGCCGTGAAGTATCTCAACGACTACTCTGTACAGAAGAGTGACGAGATGATTGCACGCTGGCGTCAGTTGGCAACTTACCTGATTGTGAAATTCAATGATATGGCTGTCAAGCCAGAGAAGGACGGAAAGTTCCTGCGCACAAAGACAGGTCTTGGCGAGCGTGTTCAGCGTCCTGGCTACAGTGATTATTTCAAGCGTGAACTGATCAAGCAGACTGGCGATAAATTCGTTATGCCTAACCAATAA
- a CDS encoding M23 family metallopeptidase: MSLLLNILLSVLPFGSPVHVPVQLAGNFGEPRPNHIHGGIDIKTEREENLGVYSIADGYISGAVIEKYGYGHALLVTHPNGYTSYYLHLNRFSPQIEAAVRKWQYQHQQFACDIKFRPGEFPVKKGQFIALSGNTGSSQGPHIHLEMHKTKDNNLCDPLNFLKSIIKDRTAPAVYAFKSYPQPGEGVFQHTSESRIFTFDKGYFHAWGKVGFGVRANDHMDSVYNNYGIRYTKLYCDSKLVFASDVDNFPTSCHRMVNSWGDYDHFLSTRIWFMKSYIEPGNTIPIFRTGTNKGIINFNQRRDYRLRYVLSDIFGNQTVKEFTVRGEPEAIPKPSHPEGATPLYYAKENQFEADGVRLNIPKGLLAKNSWLQLQHGFTGNSLSKCYSFSKAALPLFNYAQLSIKPTGKIRNPEKLYIAMRSSMNADTPAAYCGGTYADGWVTGLIRELACVYFIASDETSPTITETSLNPRSLIFKITDTESGLKEYKAYLDGKFILLKFGKNKEVFFCNLADTPIRPTGKERTLKVIATDNRNNKQEYLTKIKY; encoded by the coding sequence ATGAGTTTGTTGTTGAATATTTTATTATCCGTACTACCTTTCGGTTCACCAGTCCACGTTCCTGTGCAACTGGCGGGCAACTTTGGCGAGCCCCGACCCAACCACATCCATGGAGGTATTGACATCAAGACTGAGCGTGAAGAAAATCTTGGAGTCTATTCCATTGCCGACGGCTACATTTCGGGGGCTGTCATTGAGAAATACGGCTATGGACATGCTCTCTTGGTCACGCATCCCAATGGATACACCAGCTATTATCTACATCTCAACCGCTTCTCTCCGCAGATTGAAGCTGCCGTGCGGAAATGGCAATATCAGCACCAGCAATTTGCCTGTGACATTAAATTTCGACCGGGAGAATTCCCTGTAAAGAAAGGACAATTCATTGCACTTAGTGGTAATACGGGCTCATCCCAAGGTCCACATATCCATTTGGAGATGCACAAGACCAAGGATAACAATCTCTGTGACCCTCTCAATTTCCTCAAGTCTATCATAAAGGACAGGACAGCCCCAGCAGTCTATGCCTTCAAGTCCTATCCTCAACCGGGCGAGGGTGTCTTCCAGCATACTTCTGAGTCACGTATCTTTACCTTTGACAAAGGATATTTCCACGCATGGGGAAAGGTGGGCTTTGGCGTGAGAGCCAACGACCACATGGACTCCGTATATAATAATTATGGTATAAGATATACGAAACTCTATTGTGATAGCAAACTTGTTTTCGCTTCGGATGTGGACAATTTCCCAACAAGTTGCCACAGAATGGTAAACTCGTGGGGTGACTATGACCACTTCCTCTCAACGAGAATCTGGTTTATGAAGTCATATATCGAGCCCGGCAATACTATTCCAATCTTTCGGACAGGGACTAATAAGGGTATCATCAACTTCAACCAGCGACGCGATTACCGCCTGCGATACGTACTGAGCGACATCTTTGGCAATCAGACAGTGAAGGAGTTCACCGTACGTGGAGAGCCTGAAGCCATCCCGAAGCCATCCCATCCGGAAGGAGCCACCCCACTCTATTATGCCAAAGAGAACCAGTTTGAAGCTGACGGAGTACGGCTGAATATTCCGAAAGGTTTACTTGCAAAGAACAGCTGGCTACAGCTACAGCACGGCTTTACGGGAAATTCACTGTCAAAGTGCTATAGCTTCTCCAAAGCAGCCTTGCCTTTGTTCAACTATGCCCAGCTAAGCATCAAGCCAACAGGTAAGATACGCAATCCCGAGAAACTGTACATTGCCATGCGTTCCAGCATGAATGCAGATACGCCAGCAGCCTATTGCGGTGGAACGTATGCTGACGGATGGGTTACGGGACTGATACGTGAGCTGGCATGCGTATATTTCATTGCCTCCGACGAGACCTCACCAACAATTACAGAAACGAGCCTCAATCCACGCAGCCTTATCTTCAAGATAACGGATACAGAAAGTGGCTTGAAAGAATACAAGGCTTATCTGGACGGAAAATTCATCCTGTTGAAGTTCGGAAAGAATAAGGAAGTATTCTTCTGCAACCTCGCCGACACACCAATACGTCCTACCGGCAAGGAACGGACGTTGAAAGTCATTGCAACAGACAACCGCAACAACAAACAAGAATATCTGACTAAAATAAAGTATTAA
- a CDS encoding DUF4296 domain-containing protein: MRNKHLIRSYTALCWFLLAVFAVSCKPSIPSEYIQPSEMEDILYDYHLAMAMANRDGYTDVRQKAFKLAVMKKHDVSEEKFDKSLQYYMRHTEKLHDIYIDLSKRLENEARSQGASETELAQYGDIASKGDTTDIWRGSRSLILSPYAPVDRETFEIKADSSFHKGDRLLLSFDSQFIIQDGMRDAVIVMAVTYSNDSTITQYQHITSDSHQTMTIDAGDSLRIKNIRGYFLMLKGQQSTTTFKMLTLSNIHLVRMHIRRQASVQASDSLKNSDPIRTIGGDPVNPQAVPDQPADPQTRTPADAMRERGIPDSPRNDE, encoded by the coding sequence ATGAGAAATAAACATCTTATTCGCTCATACACCGCTCTTTGCTGGTTTCTGCTTGCAGTCTTTGCTGTAAGCTGTAAACCTTCAATCCCATCAGAGTATATCCAGCCTTCAGAGATGGAAGATATACTCTATGACTACCATCTGGCAATGGCAATGGCAAACCGTGACGGCTATACAGATGTCAGACAAAAAGCATTCAAGCTCGCTGTAATGAAGAAACATGACGTGTCGGAAGAGAAGTTCGACAAGTCGCTTCAATACTATATGCGGCATACAGAAAAGCTACACGACATCTATATTGACCTCAGCAAACGCCTTGAGAACGAGGCTCGTTCACAAGGTGCATCAGAGACTGAACTGGCTCAATACGGTGACATCGCTTCAAAGGGAGATACCACTGACATCTGGCGAGGCAGTCGCTCATTGATACTTTCACCATACGCTCCTGTCGACCGTGAGACCTTTGAGATAAAAGCAGACTCATCCTTTCACAAAGGCGACCGCCTTCTCTTGAGTTTCGACTCACAGTTCATCATACAAGATGGTATGCGTGATGCTGTTATCGTAATGGCTGTTACCTATTCAAATGACAGTACCATCACACAATACCAGCACATCACGTCCGACTCACATCAGACAATGACGATTGATGCAGGGGATTCACTGCGCATCAAGAACATCCGTGGCTATTTCCTCATGCTGAAAGGACAACAGTCTACGACAACCTTCAAGATGCTTACTCTGAGTAACATTCATCTTGTCCGCATGCACATCCGACGCCAAGCATCTGTCCAGGCATCCGATTCTCTAAAGAACTCCGACCCAATCCGTACGATTGGCGGCGACCCTGTCAACCCGCAAGCTGTTCCTGACCAGCCGGCAGACCCGCAGACAAGAACACCTGCTGATGCCATGAGGGAACGGGGAATACCTGACAGCCCCAGAAATGACGAATGA
- a CDS encoding lipoprotein signal peptidase: protein MSKKKKQSLTATLLVILLIVIDQIIKVAVKLNMNLGESIHIFDWFQIEFVENNGMAWGMELGSKLFLSIFRIIAIGFLIWYISNRIKQGARMGYIVVLSMITAGAAGNIFDSLFYGQLFTASTPYYIEGATPATLVSWGEGYAPMLMGKVVDMFYFPLFHGTFPDWFPLWGGESFIFFSPVFNFADSCISVGVITIILAFRKDFNGWVPAKDKQVIGNENIADSQKVDNEK from the coding sequence ATGAGTAAAAAGAAAAAACAAAGTTTGACAGCCACCTTGTTGGTTATACTATTAATCGTAATTGACCAGATTATCAAGGTAGCTGTCAAACTTAACATGAATTTAGGTGAGTCAATCCATATCTTCGACTGGTTCCAGATAGAATTTGTCGAGAACAATGGTATGGCATGGGGGATGGAATTAGGGAGCAAGCTCTTCCTCAGTATATTCCGAATCATAGCCATTGGCTTCCTTATATGGTACATATCCAACCGTATCAAACAAGGAGCAAGGATGGGGTACATTGTTGTATTGTCGATGATAACAGCCGGTGCAGCCGGCAACATCTTCGATTCACTCTTCTATGGCCAGCTCTTCACGGCATCTACACCTTATTACATAGAAGGTGCCACACCTGCAACACTCGTCTCTTGGGGTGAGGGCTATGCACCTATGCTGATGGGTAAGGTGGTTGACATGTTCTATTTCCCACTTTTCCACGGTACTTTCCCCGACTGGTTCCCACTATGGGGTGGCGAGTCATTCATCTTCTTTTCACCTGTATTCAACTTTGCAGACTCCTGCATTTCCGTGGGTGTCATCACCATCATCCTTGCTTTCCGCAAGGACTTCAACGGCTGGGTGCCTGCCAAAGACAAACAAGTCATTGGCAACGAAAATATAGCTGATAGTCAGAAAGTAGACAATGAGAAATAA
- a CDS encoding TraR/DksA family transcriptional regulator, whose amino-acid sequence METKKRYTDEELEEFRSIVNDKLAIAKSDYDETMKILMNKNTNDVNDTSPTYKALEEGSSNQTKEELVQMAQRQQKFIQALQAALIRINNKTYGIDRITGELIPKERLRVVPHATLSVASKMANKNH is encoded by the coding sequence ATGGAAACTAAAAAGCGTTATACCGATGAGGAGCTCGAGGAGTTCCGCTCGATAGTAAATGACAAGTTAGCTATTGCAAAGTCTGACTACGACGAGACAATGAAAATCCTGATGAATAAGAATACGAATGATGTAAACGACACATCACCAACGTATAAAGCTCTGGAAGAAGGCAGTTCTAATCAGACTAAGGAGGAATTGGTACAGATGGCGCAACGCCAGCAGAAGTTTATCCAGGCACTGCAGGCTGCGCTCATCAGAATCAACAACAAGACCTATGGCATTGATCGTATCACAGGAGAGCTGATTCCCAAGGAGCGTCTACGTGTGGTACCTCATGCAACACTGAGCGTAGCATCAAAGATGGCAAATAAAAATCACTGA